From a single Ischnura elegans chromosome 7, ioIscEleg1.1, whole genome shotgun sequence genomic region:
- the LOC124162648 gene encoding uncharacterized protein LOC124162648: protein MELDGDAQTILIISLVLICLLLILSTITLWFVARKRLATLMRRNRVATDPQSSNSRRHEHRRSTGFDVEGAVGGSPSIVATRPIEGPPPPYEQVCLEYNIREKR from the exons ATGGAGCTGGATGGAG ATGCGCAAACGATCCTCATCATCTCCCTGGTGCTCATCTGTCTCCTACTAATACTCTCAACAATTACCCTGTGGTTCGTTGCCCGCAAGAGGCTAGCAACATTGATGAGAAGAAACAGAGTAGCTACAGACCCACAATCCTCAAATTCCAGAAGACATGAACACAGGCGGAGCACGGGTTTCGACGTGGAAGGTGCAGTGGGCGGCAGTCCTTCGATTGTGGCCACGAGGCCTATTGAAGGTCCACCACCACCCTATGAACAAGTCTGCCTCGAGTATAACATCAGGGAAAAGAGGTGA